Genomic window (Candidatus Bathyarchaeota archaeon):
TTTTTTTGCGGTTTTTTCTGTTTGCGAAGCGGAGTATGCCAGTTTGCCAATTGCAGTGAACAAATAAGCAAACATTGCTTTGCCATTTGAGCGAAAAATTTTTAGCAAAAATGGTTATTTTCAGCGGGTGCAACTTCGGGTGTCACCAAGAGTGCACAAGAATGTTTGACAATAAATATATGAAGAACAAGTTCAACGCAGTCTCGCCAACCATCAGAGACACCAAAGTTAAGGCTGCCCCGCAGAGCAAGGAACCCCTGACTATACGATGCACGTGCGGAGCAAAAATCTTAATTGTTCCAGACATAGCAGCCATGAACCTTGCAATTCAAAAACACAAAGCCGAACATAAAGAGGCTGATGAAGGGTTTTTAGTTCAACAGATACTTGAAACGTTGGCAAAAAGAAAAAAGTAAGCTAAAGAGGAGGGGTTAATTCTTTTAGTTCACCCTAAACTCTTCTCTATTGTTTTCACCAAAACTTTTGCATGCCTGCCTCAGCGATTGACAGATAGCCTATTTTTTGTGGGCACCCATCGAGCCTTGTCCCATTGTGACTTTCCAACTTTTTTAATGGGTTTTTCTCCCTGATATCCGCAAGCATAGCATTTTCCGTCATGCACCGAAATTACGTCGCCGCAGTTTGGGCACTTGTATTTTTCAGTTTGGTTTTTGAGGAATGTGTCTATGCCTTTTTCTTTTATCATTTTTTGGTTTTCAACCATGCTCATGCTGTAACGTGCTTGGTAATGAGCGTCTAGTTTGGCTAAGCGTTCGCAGGGCATGTTTTGGCATTCGTAGCAGAATCGGATTTGCTTTTTTCGTATTTTTTCGCAGTTTCTTTTGATGAAGGCGCAGTTCTTATCTCTTATATTGCAGCCTAAGCAGTGAGATACTTCGCCTTTCTTTTTGGGCACGCCCCGCGAGTAGGCGAGATAGGCTTTGCAGATTCCGCAGTTCATGCCGCATGGCGCGATAAGGTCAGGGGTGAATTTACTCAT
Coding sequences:
- a CDS encoding DUF3795 domain-containing protein, whose protein sequence is MSKFTPDLIAPCGMNCGICKAYLAYSRGVPKKKGEVSHCLGCNIRDKNCAFIKRNCEKIRKKQIRFCYECQNMPCERLAKLDAHYQARYSMSMVENQKMIKEKGIDTFLKNQTEKYKCPNCGDVISVHDGKCYACGYQGEKPIKKVGKSQWDKARWVPTKNRLSVNR